A genome region from Ahaetulla prasina isolate Xishuangbanna chromosome 8, ASM2864084v1, whole genome shotgun sequence includes the following:
- the SPEF1 gene encoding sperm flagellar protein 1: protein MAHGDLDEESLNDLYSWVDGIPLSRPKRNITRDFSDGVLVAEVVKFYFPKMVEMHNYAPANSTQQKLSNWGHLNRKVLSKLNFSIPEDIVRKIAQCTPGVVELVLIPLRQKIEEKQKQAKMSTNSYQDLGMRTIVEDNNYMETGYTSKSMPDSTGADTKESPGSERVLKGQPGYPVPLQTDTNLRLHLAEREQALLASQETIQILQMKIRRLEHLLHLKNVRIDDLSRRLQQAEPKRK from the exons ATGGCCCACGGTGACCTGGACGAGGAGAGTCTGAATGACCTCTACAGCTGGGTGGATGGCATCCCTCTCTCCCGCCCGAAGAGGAACATCACCCGCGACTTCAGCGATGGag TTCTGGTGGCCGAAGTGGTGAAGTTCTATTTTCCCAAAATGGTGGAAATGCACAATTACGCTCCAGCTAATTCCACACAACAGAAGCTCTCCAACTGGGGGCACCTGAACAG GAAAGTGTTGAGCAAATTGAATTTTTCCATTCCCGAAGACATCGTCCGGAAGATTGCGCAATGCACTCCTGGAGTGGTGGAATTAGTACTGATCCCGTTGAGACAGAAGATTGAGGAGAAGCAGAAGCAAGCCAAGATGTCCACCAACTCTTACCAG GACCTGGGCATGCGCACCATTGTGGAAGACAACAACTACATGGAAACAG GCTACACTTCGAAGTCCATGCCCGACAGCACCGGAGCTGACACCAAGGAGTCTCCTGGCTCAGAAAG GGTTCTCAAGGGCCAGCCAGGCTACCCGGTGCCTCTCCAAACGGATACCAACCTGCGTCTGCACCTGGCCGAGCGGGAACAggccctgctggcttcccaggaGACCATCCAG ATTCTGCAGATGAAAATCCGCCGACTGGAACACCTGCTGCACCTGAAGAACGTCCGGATCGACGATCTCTCCCGGCGCCTGCAGCAGGCGGAGCCCAAGCGGAAGTGA